One part of the Gammaproteobacteria bacterium genome encodes these proteins:
- a CDS encoding VOC family protein, with product MATMAKNTICLWYNGDAEEAARFYAKTFPDSSVGAVYRAPGDYPSGKQGNVLTIQFTVMGIPCVGLNGGPAFTHNEAFSFQVATADQAETDRYWNAIIGNGGRESACGWCKDKWGISWQITPTALMDAISDADPAAARRAFDAMMEMTRIDIAAIEAARRG from the coding sequence ATGGCAACGATGGCGAAGAACACGATTTGCCTTTGGTACAACGGAGACGCCGAAGAAGCGGCGCGGTTCTACGCAAAGACCTTTCCCGACTCGTCCGTCGGCGCCGTCTATCGCGCGCCGGGAGACTACCCCTCGGGAAAGCAGGGGAACGTATTGACCATCCAGTTTACCGTGATGGGCATCCCCTGTGTCGGGCTCAACGGCGGGCCGGCGTTCACGCACAACGAAGCGTTTTCGTTTCAGGTGGCAACCGCCGACCAGGCGGAGACGGATCGCTACTGGAACGCGATCATCGGCAATGGCGGCCGCGAGAGCGCGTGCGGCTGGTGCAAGGACAAGTGGGGGATTTCCTGGCAGATCACGCCGACCGCCCTGATGGACGCGATTTCCGATGCCGATCCCGCGGCCGCCAGGCGCGCATTCGATGCGATGATGGAGATGACCAGGATCGATATCGCCGCGATCGAGGCGGCGCGTCGTGGGTAA